The Thermoleophilia bacterium sequence TTGCCGCGGAGTTCGGCCGCCTGGGCGACGGAGATACCGCGGTAGTCGATAGCGAAGACTGATTCCGAAGCCTTGATCTCGACACTGATCTCATCGATCACTGCTGCTTTTTCTTCTCGGTTCATTTCTTATCTCAAGTTTCGTTCGTTGTCAGGCCTTGCGGCCAATAAAAAAGCCCACTCGCAGGCGGGCAGAAGAAAGTGTCTCTCCGGCTCCACCTGTCGCTGGATTTGTGGGCTATCACCCAACCAGCGGTCTATGGCAGGCGAAGAACCATATCTGATTGCTCAACCGAAAGGTGGCTGGTAACGATCCTTGACCGGACGCAGCGAGAAGGATCGCGATGTCTGGCCGTGGTAGGTCGCGCGGACATCGCCTCGCTTCTTGCGCCCCAGCTTTCGCGCCAATCTGGTCTTGATGACGGAGCGGAAGATTCCGTTGCGGTCGGCTTTCGCGGTGCCTATTCGCTTCCAGCTTCCACCCGTTCGGAAGCTGAGTGCCACCTTGCCGCCAGTGCTCGCGGCGGTCCGTCCCCAGACCGAGATCCCGCTTTCCTTCCCGAAAGCAACGAAGGGAAAGTGAAAGGCCTTGAGAATTCGCTTCGGCCGATCCTTGGCGAGGGTCGTTCCGCGGAAGTAGAGGCCCGACTCCATGGTTTCGCTGTAGGGCAGCCCCTTGGGACTTGGCCAGTCCCGGAGACTCAACCAGAAGAACTTGCTGACGCCGGATTGCCAGGCGCGGAACATCGCTTCGGACGTCCAGCGCGTGAGCAACCCCATCGGGACTCCGCCGGGATCCGGCGGTTTCGAATCCCAACTGAACTCGGTCACCCAGAGCGGGATCGAGTTTTGCCCCGTCTTGATCTTCCCGGCGGAATTGGCCGCCCGGAGCAGCTTCCCCATCTCCGGCAGATCGCCCAGCGAGACATCGTCGGGCCCGGCCGATTCGTGGGTGGGACCGCCGGTCGTATACGGATTTACGGCCCAGATGTCGAAACGGGCCCTGTCGTGGCAACCGCGTTCGGGCTTTGGATGCTTGCGTCCCGTCATGCAGAGCACGCGCCGGGCAAAGTCGAGTGGACCGAGACCTCCCGGGCGCTCCAGCGGGGCCAGCCCACCGGCGATCACCTTGTTTCCTGCTTTCACCCCCTTGACGGTTCCGGCGAACCGGTTGAGCAGATTCCGGTAGAGAGTCGGGGAAACCTTCTTGCCATTCTTGTACTGGGGCTTGAAAAAGAGGGGGAGATTCGGCTCGTTCAAGGGTTCCCAATAGCGAACCCGCGGCAATCCACCGTAGGTTCCGCTGTAACGCTTTGCGGCCGCCTTCGAAAACCGGGCGAAAGCCTTCGGGTTCGGGTTACAGATGCCCGCCGTCGAGCTCTTGCATCGCTCGGCCCATTTCGGGGCGGAAAAGATCTGCACCATGGGTGTGAGGCCGGCGTTCACAGCCATTCGGAGCTGAGAGTCGAACTCCGCCCAGCTGTAGTGGGAATCACCGGGGTCGGTGGGATTCCAGGAACCCGGCTTAGCAGCGGGGGCGACCGAACTCCAATAGATGATCACCCGGGTCATCTTCGCTCCGGCTTTCCTGATCCGGTCGAACCCGAGCTGTTCCTGGGACCCGATATCGGTGGTCGTCACCCCCGTCGTCAACCGTTGATTCGCAGCGTCAGCCGATTCCACAGTTGGGGCGAGGACCATCGCGATGCCGATCGACGCAAAGGAGACGGCCAGGATCAGCGTCGTGACCAGATAAGTGGGCAAGACGCGACGGCGACGTCCCGGCGACAGTTGGCCTGATACCGGATTAATCGGAGATGTCAGTTCAGTTGGTCTCATATCTGGCAACTACGGTTGGAACACTCCGGGGCGGGTCCCGTTTCGGTCGCCCTGAGAATGTTTCGGACCGGCTCTGTTGATTCGTACCCGGAAACCCGAAAGGCAACCAATAGTGCAACACGACCAATTGATTCGTTTTGCGGTCTCGGAAATTCGAAAAGTTGACTAACATGAATGTGGGTAACGGAGCAGCGTCCGGCCGCCACTCGGGAGAGAGATGCAAGCCGGAGGAGACGAGTGCCAAGAATGGACAACCACGCAAATCTGTGTCTGATCCGCCTACGGACTTTGGTCGCGCTCCTTGTGAGCATCGCCGCCGGTGCGGTAATCACTTCGGACCAGGCTGCGGCGTCCCGCAAGAACGCGCCGGTGGAAATCACCATCGTGACCATGAATCAGGCAGCCCTTCTTTCGACGAAGAAGCTGAACCTGAACATAAAAACCAGAATTCCGGTTACCGTTCGAGTCTGGGCCAGCCCCCGCAACCGCTCGAACCACCGGCCAGCCCGGCTAGTCCGCTTCAAAGAGGCAGGGACCAAGAGGGTCTCCTTCTACCTCGGCGGGCTGGACCGCGCGAGACTCTCCACCTGCGGAGCCAAAACAGTCAAAGTTGCAGCCAGGTACAGGCGCGGTAGCAAGCCACGCAAGGCCACGGCGAAGAAAACCTTGGCTCACAGCTCGAAAGAGTGCCCGCCGACCTTCAAGCCCCCGGTCGCGTCCGACGACCTGGCGGCCACCGACGAAGCGTCAGCCGCGCTGATTCCCGTTCTCGCCAACGACAGCGACCCCGATGGCCGACCCCTGACCATCGTCTCGGTAGACGATTCAGGAACGACGGGGACCGCAACGCTCGTCGGCCAACGGATTCACTACGACCCAGACGGCCAGCTTGAAGCTTTGGCCGAAGGTCAGACCGGCTCCGACACCTTCACTTACACGGTCGAAAACGACAAGGGCAAACGCGACACCGCGAGGGTTGCCGTCGACATCGAGGGAATCGACGACCCCAGCAGCCTGAGCATGACTCCGGCGCTTTACCCGGAGTACTCCCCGGAGATCAGCGACTACGTCACGCGTTGCGGCGGTAGTCCGGTTCAGATTGACGTGGAAGCCGGGCCTGGCAACACGATCGACATCGACGGACAGGGACCTGCGACGGGTAATTTCTCAACCGAAGTCGAGCTCAGCGCCAATCAAGGATTCACCTTCGTCCGCGGTGCCGGCAGCCAGGAGGCGACCCACCACGTACGCTGCCTTCCCGCTGATTTCCCGGAGTGGACTTTTGAGAAGTTCAGCCCAACGGAGCAGCAGTGGTACATGGTTACGCGAGAGGCCTACAGCATCATGTTCGACGGTGACGGCGTTCCGGTCTGGTGGTTCAACGACCCCACTTTGCCGGGTGACTTCAAGTATCTGGGTGACGGGACCCTCGCTTGGGCGACCGGTGGAACCAACGACGACACCAGGTACGAGATCCGGGCGTTCGATGCCACATTGCTCAATACCCTCAGGACGACCGGAAACGAGCTGGATGCCCACGACCTTCAGCTGTTGCCCAATGGCAACTACATGGTGATGACCTACATGCCTCGAGCGACCACCACTGACATCAGCGCTTACGGCGGGCCCACCGATGCCACGATCCTGGACGCAGAACTTCAGGAGATCGAACCTGACGGCACTCTCGTCTGGTCGTGGAACAGTGGCGGCCACGTTGGGTTCGACGAAACTGGCCACTGGTGGGGGGACTTTGTGCTCAACGTCGGCACGACCAGCGGTACTTATGACGTGGTGCACATGAATTCGGCCCAGGTTGTGGAGGACTCCGTTGTCGTCTCCATGAGACACACCGACGCGATCTACAAAATTGACCTGAGCACCGGCGACATCGTCTGGAAGCTTGGAGGGACCTCTACTCCGGAAAGTCTCACCGTCCTCGGAGATCCCTTTGGCGCGAACCCGTTAGGTGGCCAGCACTATGCCCGAATCCTTGCCGACGGCACCCTCACAGCATTCGACAACGGCATGCTAAAGGGTCGACAACCTCGGGCTGTTCAGTACTCAATCGACGAAGAATCCGGGACCGCGACCCTCTTGGAATCAGTTGTTGACCCAGATGTTCCTGCCGCAATCTGCTGCGGCTCAGCTCGCCGCTCGGAAACGGGAAGCTGGCTGATGGCCTGGGGCGGCCCAGGAACGACCGAGTACCCCGTGACCGAATTCGCGGCTGATGGTTCGAGGACATTCAGGCTCGGTTTTCTTCCGGCTGGGGCCTTCACCTACCGGGTCCACTCGGTGCCGCGAGGCGTGATCGCAGCCACCGAACTGCGGTCCGGGATGGATAGGCAGTTCCCCCGCTAGCTACTACTCGCCGCCTACCTAGCTTCGAACTCAGCGGGCGCCCGTGCGCCTGGTTACGGCGGTAATCGTGCGAAGCAGCAGCTTCAGATCCTCGATGAGGGTCCATCCGATGACGTAGGTGTAGTCGAGCTTGAGCATGTCGTGCATTGGGATGTCACTCCTGCCCATGACCTGCCAGGGACCGGTTATACCGGGCCTCATCTTTTCCCTGACCTTGAAATCTTCACTGACCAGGCTCGATTCATCCAGTGGCAGCGGCCTCGGCCCGACCAGGCTCATGTCGCCCACCAGGACGTTCCAGAGCTGGGGAATCTCGTCGATCGACCAGTTGCGCAGGTAGTTGCCAACCCGGGTAATCCGGGGGTCGCGGTCAATCTTGAGCATGCCGCCGTTGTTGCCGTGCCCCTGCGACCTGAGTTCGTCCCGCTGCAGATCGGCATCTGCCGCCATCGTGCGCAGTTTCACCACGTCAAACGTCCCGCCGTTCCGTCCGCCTCGTGGCTGCCGGAAGATGACCGGGCCTGGCGAATCAAGCCGAATCGCCAGGGCAGAGAACATCAGCACCGGGGATGCGACGATCAGGAAGCTCGCGGAGACGAGAATGTCGAGTGCCCGCTTGAAGCTGGCCGCAAGGGGCTGCTGCCTCGAGGGTCGCATGCTCATGACGGCCATACCTTCGAGATGGTGGAGTGAAGTGCTCGGGTAGAACGTCTCCGGACCCCCGGCAACGAAGTCGACGATTATCCCGTTCTCGACCAGCTTGCGAACGAGTTTGGAACGCATCGAGAAGCTGCCCGAACCTCCGGCGATTATCGCCCGCTCGACATCGTTCTCGATCAGGCGGTCGATCATTTCTTCGGTGCTCAGCTTGTGCTGGGACCGCCTGCCGACATCCCCCGCCTCGTTGGACGAGTAGAGCAGGAAGTTGCCCGAGAGATCCATCTCGAATTCGCATCGGACGTCGAGTGACCACTCCGGATGACGCTCCATCCGCTCCGAAAGGGCACTCAGGCCGAACGCATCGCCAATTGAAGCGACCGGGCGGAGGTTCCAGCTTCGGCTGCGGGCGGAGGTCCTGAGTACTGCCCGGAAGACCAGGAGCGACCCGATCATCAGGATCCACATCAGCATCGGCGCGGTGAACTCATGCGCACCGGGCACCAGCGTCGCGGAGATCAGGACGAAGACCCAGGCCCAGGCCGTGGCGGAAACCACGATCGGACCGATTTCATCGACGTAGTCCTCGTAGATCCGGCGGTCGACCTGATGGTAAAGACCGCCGGCGTAAGCAATGACGAACCACACGGGAATCGATGCGACCAGCGCCGCGGCATATCCAACGGAGTCCGAGGTTGCCTCTCCCCGGTTCGCCACCCCTACCGCAAGAAATGCGGCAACCAGAATGGCGACCAGGTCCGAAACCGCGAGCAGGCGGTGGTAGACGTAGCCGGCGCGACCGCCCGGCGAACTGGGCCTGGCGGGTGCCGGCTCTTCCGGTCGTCTCAAATACGCGTCCGGCTCACGCACCGTCGGGGTTTCGGCAACCAACCCCGTACCAGCGTCACCTTCATGCGACGAATCGGCAGGTCGTTCGTTTCTACGCCTGTCCTTCAGTTCAGCATCCATGCCTGGAGTTCTCACCTTTCCTGATAACCGAATCTCTTTTCAATGCAACACTTGCCGTTCAACCTTGTTGCGGTCCTCCAGCTTCATGATTTCACGGTGATCCAGAACCCACCCCTGACTTTTAATTCTGGCCCTGCAAAACAGGAAGTTGATTTCAAGTGTAACGCTTCCAATGGAGATCCTGTTGCTAACCTCAACCACTAGTGACCCTGTACCCGGAATCTAAATCGCTACTCATATGAGGATTCAACTCTGGAGTTGCAACTACGCCCCTGAGCCGATGGGTATCGCACCGCTAAGTGCCATCTGGGCCCGGGAAATGGCCCGTCGAGGCCACGAAGTCGACGTCGTCGCTGCCCACCCTCACTACCCACAGCCAGAATGGGGTTCCCGCGTAATGCCCTACCGTGAGGTCCGGGACGGGATACCGGTGACCCGCCTGCCTCTGATCATCGGCCGCAAGCGGAAATCGCAGCGACTGGTGCAGGAACTGAGCTTCATGGCCGCGCAGGCGGCCGCTGCGCCGTTCCTCGGTAGTCCCGATGTCCTGATTTCGGTTACGCCCAGTTTTCCGGCACTGTTGCCAGGGATGATCAACACCCGCCTGAGGCGGGTCCCGTGGGTGCTCTGGGTCCAGGACATACTTCCCGATGGAGCGGCGACGACCGGTTACGTCGAAGAAGGTGGGATCGCCTACCTCTTGTCTCGCCGACTCGAGTCGGCATCATACGAAGCCGCCAGCAGCATCATCGTGTTGTCAGAAGGCTTCAGAAGCAACCTGGTTGCCAAAGGGGTCCCACCAGAGAAGATCTCGCTTGCCTACAACCCGGCGACGATTGTTGCTGATCCCTCATCCATTGAGCGTGGCAAGATCCCTGGCCCGCCTCGAGTGCTCTGCATGGGAAACATCGGCAAATCTCAGGGGCTTGCCCGCATCGTCGAGACATTCGAAGCCGACGCACGTTTGACCGAGCTTGGAGCCGAACTCATCCTGACGGGTGCCGGGGTTGCCGAAGACGAGGTCAGGGCGGCGATCAAA is a genomic window containing:
- a CDS encoding exopolysaccharide biosynthesis polyprenyl glycosylphosphotransferase encodes the protein MVAETPTVREPDAYLRRPEEPAPARPSSPGGRAGYVYHRLLAVSDLVAILVAAFLAVGVANRGEATSDSVGYAAALVASIPVWFVIAYAGGLYHQVDRRIYEDYVDEIGPIVVSATAWAWVFVLISATLVPGAHEFTAPMLMWILMIGSLLVFRAVLRTSARSRSWNLRPVASIGDAFGLSALSERMERHPEWSLDVRCEFEMDLSGNFLLYSSNEAGDVGRRSQHKLSTEEMIDRLIENDVERAIIAGGSGSFSMRSKLVRKLVENGIIVDFVAGGPETFYPSTSLHHLEGMAVMSMRPSRQQPLAASFKRALDILVSASFLIVASPVLMFSALAIRLDSPGPVIFRQPRGGRNGGTFDVVKLRTMAADADLQRDELRSQGHGNNGGMLKIDRDPRITRVGNYLRNWSIDEIPQLWNVLVGDMSLVGPRPLPLDESSLVSEDFKVREKMRPGITGPWQVMGRSDIPMHDMLKLDYTYVIGWTLIEDLKLLLRTITAVTRRTGAR
- a CDS encoding glycosyltransferase family 4 protein — translated: MGIAPLSAIWAREMARRGHEVDVVAAHPHYPQPEWGSRVMPYREVRDGIPVTRLPLIIGRKRKSQRLVQELSFMAAQAAAAPFLGSPDVLISVTPSFPALLPGMINTRLRRVPWVLWVQDILPDGAATTGYVEEGGIAYLLSRRLESASYEAASSIIVLSEGFRSNLVAKGVPPEKISLAYNPATIVADPSSIERGKIPGPPRVLCMGNIGKSQGLARIVETFEADARLTELGAELILTGAGVAEDEVRAAIKTDRVKMLGVIELAALKYEIARSHLGAVTQAYSGGEFNVPSKLMNYMAAGLPVVASVRPESEAARIVQQSGAGWISDSADPSGFVESIVEAMSRPDELTRRSEAGIEFAGNNLSTEALADRFDVALLHATS
- a CDS encoding aryl-sulfate sulfotransferase, with the translated sequence MWVTEQRPAATRERDASRRRRVPRMDNHANLCLIRLRTLVALLVSIAAGAVITSDQAAASRKNAPVEITIVTMNQAALLSTKKLNLNIKTRIPVTVRVWASPRNRSNHRPARLVRFKEAGTKRVSFYLGGLDRARLSTCGAKTVKVAARYRRGSKPRKATAKKTLAHSSKECPPTFKPPVASDDLAATDEASAALIPVLANDSDPDGRPLTIVSVDDSGTTGTATLVGQRIHYDPDGQLEALAEGQTGSDTFTYTVENDKGKRDTARVAVDIEGIDDPSSLSMTPALYPEYSPEISDYVTRCGGSPVQIDVEAGPGNTIDIDGQGPATGNFSTEVELSANQGFTFVRGAGSQEATHHVRCLPADFPEWTFEKFSPTEQQWYMVTREAYSIMFDGDGVPVWWFNDPTLPGDFKYLGDGTLAWATGGTNDDTRYEIRAFDATLLNTLRTTGNELDAHDLQLLPNGNYMVMTYMPRATTTDISAYGGPTDATILDAELQEIEPDGTLVWSWNSGGHVGFDETGHWWGDFVLNVGTTSGTYDVVHMNSAQVVEDSVVVSMRHTDAIYKIDLSTGDIVWKLGGTSTPESLTVLGDPFGANPLGGQHYARILADGTLTAFDNGMLKGRQPRAVQYSIDEESGTATLLESVVDPDVPAAICCGSARRSETGSWLMAWGGPGTTEYPVTEFAADGSRTFRLGFLPAGAFTYRVHSVPRGVIAATELRSGMDRQFPR